The Calliphora vicina chromosome 3, idCalVici1.1, whole genome shotgun sequence genome contains a region encoding:
- the LOC135953597 gene encoding RNA-binding protein 45-like produces the protein MSEYRSQSRDGNRDGGRGGGGGRGDCSDDDPPMSRLFIICNKAHTEEDFREAFSAFGEIEDIWVVKDKHTGDNKGIAYVKYAKTSDAAKAQEEMNGKTIGTLDRTLKVLVAANRNQGSSKSDNEHEKYVRLFIVCKTATEDELRDEFKQWGPIENVTLVKDKQSGNPKGFGYIRYSKFYHAALAFENCPSKYKAVFAEPKGSNTRNQRDQFGGREDNSMMNGRGSNIAGGFGGGGNMGGMGMTSSGNSGGGFNNGGGFNNDWSNNSFNNDMSQFLRMQNVQVPQPTCLEVIVSTCVNQDQLWRLFDIIPGLDYCQITKEYGPRTNEAIVVYDNPEAAIYAKDKLHGLEYPAGERIIVKISGMSSSRIDTSFIDKRTRKDSICSVPLPPSQPMAPSDAPVAQRLFIVLTSNLPVSIMKNVFSCWKGLIDLYLLPNKNCGYVKYADKESAQKAIQTLNGAEICGSKLKVMEAEERSNSADVSDGDDGSRKRMRRN, from the exons ATGTCTGAATATCGTTCGCAATCTCGTGATGGAAACCGCGATGGTGGTCGTGGAGGCGGCGGCGGTCGTGGTGATTGCAGTGACGATGACCCACCAATGTCTCGATTATTCATTATATGCAATAAGGCTCACACCGAAGAAGACTTTCGTGAGGCCTTTTCCGCCTTTGGTGAAATTGAAGATATTTGGGTTGTAAAAGATAAACACACGGGAGATAACAAAGGAATTGCATATGTTAAATATGCTAAGACCTCTGATGCCGCAAAGGCTCAAGAAGAAATGAATGGCAAAACTATTGGTACGTTAGATCGTACTTTAAAAGTATTAGTGGCCGCCaa CCGCAATCAAGGATCAAGTAAATCAGACAATGAACATGAGAAATATGTGCGTCTTTTTATAGTATGCAAAACAGCAACAGAAGACGAATTACGCGATGAGTTTAAACAGTGGGGTCCCATTGAAAATGTTACTTTAGTGAAAGATAAACAAAGTGGCAATCCAAAAGGATTCGGTTACATTcgttattcgaaattttatcatGCTGCTCTAGCTTTTGAAAATTGTCCATCCAAATATAAGGCTGTTTTTGCCGAACCAAAAGGTTCAAACACACGCAATCAGCGTGATCAATTTGGTGGACGGGAGGATAATTCCATGATGAATGGTCGTGGCAGCAATATTGCTGGAGGATTTGGTGGTGGCGGTAATATGGGTGGTATGGGTATGACTTCATCAGGTAATAGTGGTGGCGGATTTAACAACGGCGGTGGCTTCAACAACGATTGGAGTAACAATTCGTTTAACAATGACATGTCGCAATTTTTACGTATGCAAAATGTCCAGGTACCACAACCAACATGCTTGGAAGTTATTGTTAGCACATGTGTTAATCAGGATCAACTGTGGCGATTGTTTGATATCATACCAGGATTAGACTACTGTCAGATCACCAAAGAAT ATGGACCGCGTACAAATGAAGCAATTGTGGTTTATGATAATCCTGAAGCAGCTATATATGCCAA GGACAAACTGCATGGACTTGAATATCCTGCGGGCGAGCGTATAATAGTCAAAATATCTGGAATGAGCTCTTCACGCATTGATACATCGTTTATTGATA agcGCACTAGAAAGGATTCTATTTGTAGCGTACCGTTGCCACCATCACAGCCAATGGCACCTAGTGATGCTCCCGTAGCACAAcgtttatttatagttttaacaTCG aatttaCCTGTTTCTATAATGAAGAACGTATTCTCCTGTTGGAAAGGTTTAATTGATTTGTATTTGCTGCCAAACAAAAACTGTGGTTATGTCAAATATGCTGATAAAGAATCAGCGCAAAAGGCTATACAAACTTTAAATGGTGCCGAAATTTGTGGCTCTAAATTGAAG gtTATGGAAGCTGAAGAAAGATCCAACAGTGCTGATGTTAGCGATGGTGATGATGGCAGCCGCAAACGTATGCGACGCAATTAA
- the Hexo1 gene encoding chitooligosaccharidolytic beta-N-acetylglucosaminidase, whose protein sequence is MRGLIPLITLFLVFNTKYTIGSSQDLIYGYECRQSKCIKVELDESNWSKAISLPVCRMFCGDTVGTIWPKPTGSVNLDSFLLHIDRSAIEFVLPTYRHQAKLWESNRERFMDYVEKKVPNPEYLKNEGHPLKISIELEENHKDNDETPRLTLDTDESYELDIKTSDDHEVIANIKARSYFGARHGLETLNQLIVYDDIRRELQVVSKATIHDKPAFKWRGVLLDTSRNFYTTKAIKRTLDAMAMVKLNTFHWHITDSHSFPMEVKARPELYKLGAYSSRKTYSHQDIIEVVEYGRVRGIRVMPEFDAPAHVGEGWQHKNMTACFNAQPWKDYCVEPPCGQLDPTVNDMYAVLQDIYQDMFDLFNPDVFHMGGDEVSVNCWNSSEQIRNWMTSKQGWGLQEADFIRLWGHFQTEALRRVDIAAKGQKVPITLWTSRLTDVPFLDDYLDKQRYIIQIWTTGMDPKVTDILKRGFRIVVSNYDALYFDCGGAGWVTDGNNWCSPYIGWQKVYDNRMETIAGDYVPLVMGAEAAIWSEQIDEHTLDQRFWPRASALAERLWSNPIESWRQAEPRMLLHRERLVENGISAEALQPEWCLQNQNECPIDAYTSQKKA, encoded by the exons ATGAGGGGATTGATCCCgttaataactttatttttagtatttaatactAAATATACAATTGGATCAAGTCAAGA TCTTATTTATGGATATGAATGTCGTCAAAGTAAATGTATAAAAGTGGAATTAGATGAAAGTAATTGGAGCAAAGCCATAAGTTTGCCAGTATGTCGAATGTTTTGTGGCGATACAGTGGGTACAATATGGCCAAAACCTACCGGATCTGTTAATTTAGATTCGTTTCTCTTGCACATTGATCGCAGTGCTATTGAGTTCGTGCTACCTACGTATCGTCATCAAGCAAAACTCTGGGAATCTAATCGAGAACGTTTCATGGATTATGTGGAAAAGAAAGTGCCAAAtccagaatatttaaaaaatgaaggCCATCCTCTTAAAATCTCAATTGAATTAGAAGAAAATCATAAAGACAATGATGAAACGCCAAGACTAACATTAGATACTGATGAAAGTTATGAATTGGATATTAAAACTTCAGACGATCACGAAGTGATTGCTAATATAAAAGCGAGAAGTTACTTTGGTGCACGTCATGGCCTTGAAACGCTGAATCAATTGATTGTTTACGATGATATAAGACGAGAATTGCAAGTTGTGTCCAAAGCCACTATACACGATAAGCCAGCATTTAAATGGAGAGGCGTTTTGTTGGATACTTCAAGAAATTTCTATACTACAAAGGCTATTAAACGGACTTTGG ACGCAATGGCAATGGTAAAACTGAATACATTCCACTGGCATATCACTGATTCTCATAGTTTCCCCATGGAGGTTAAAGCAAGACCTGAACTTTATAAATTGGGGGCATATTCTTCACGTAAAACCTATAGTCACCAAGATATAATTGAGGTTGTAGAATATGGACGTGTACGAGGCATACGAGTAATGCCAGAATTTGATGCTCCCGCCCATGTAGGTGAAGGTTGGCAACACAAAAATATGACGGCTTGCTTTAATGCCCAACCCTGGAAGGATTATTGCGTAGAACCACCATGTGGACAGTTGGATCCCACTGTTAACGATATGTATGCTGTCCTGCAAGACATATATCAGGACATGTTCGATCTTTTTAATCCGGATGTTTTTCATATGGGCGGCGATGAAGTATCAGTAAATTGTTGGAATAGTAGTGAACAAATTCGTAATTGGATGACATCCAAACAAGGTTGGGGTTTGCAGGAAGCTGATTTCATACGTTTATGGGGCCATTTCCAAACAGAAGCCTTAAGGCGTGTAGATATCGCAGCCAAAGGACAGAAAGTTCCAATTACCTTATGGACTAGTCGTCTTACCGACGTACCTTTCTTAGATGATTACTTAGATAAGCAACGTTATATTATACAGATATGGACAACGGGTATGGATCCTAAGGTTACTGACATTTTAAAACGCGGATTTCGCATTGTTGTTTCAAATTACGATGCTCTTTACTTCGACTGCGGCGGAGCTGGATGGGTTACTGATGGCAATAACTGGTGTTCTCCTTATATTGGCTGGCAAAAGGTGTATGACAATCGTATGGAAACAATTGCTGGTGATTATGTACCATTAGTAATGGGAGCCGAAGCTGCCATATGGTCCGAACAGATAGATGAACACACATTAGACCAACGCTTTTGGCCGAGAGCTAGTGCTTTAGCAGAACGTTTATGGTCAAATCCAATAGAAAGTTGGCGCCAAGCTGAACCTCGTATGCTGTTGCATCGAGAACGTTTAGTAGAAAACGGAATATCTGCTGAAGCTTTACAGCCGGAATGGTGTTTACAAAATCAAAACGAATGTCCCATTGATGCCTATACAAGTCAAAAAAAGgcataa